Proteins encoded together in one Oceanobacillus iheyensis HTE831 window:
- a CDS encoding LLM class flavin-dependent oxidoreductase: MTRLNILDYLLIDEGKTAIDAIHDTTELAKLADDLGYHRFWVPEQHHALSIASSSPELLMMHLAGQTKNIRIGSGGIMLPHYSPFKVSEIFRTLEAIHPNRIDLGIGNSTGGRLVNHALNEEKEERLTYEQQVRDIQKYISDDKESSHRFQKLIATPVTATRPEMWMLGAGGSSTKIAAELGTAFTYAHFIKPFDVGIEIVNTYRKQFKPSLFHEKPIVSIAVFVVVGKTTDEAEQLAKSFDLWMASLETAKNPPFFPNVLTASNKHFSPFEKQKINNIRKRAIIGDSNYVKEEIQKLIAKYNCDEVILIPNIPGIENRKTAIELLAKEFQLT, translated from the coding sequence ATGACACGTCTAAACATCTTAGATTATCTATTAATAGATGAAGGAAAAACAGCTATAGATGCAATTCATGACACGACAGAATTAGCAAAGCTCGCTGATGATTTGGGATATCATCGCTTTTGGGTACCGGAACAGCATCATGCTCTTTCGATTGCCAGTAGTTCACCTGAATTATTAATGATGCATCTAGCTGGACAAACGAAGAATATACGGATCGGTTCTGGTGGAATTATGCTCCCTCATTATAGCCCCTTTAAAGTTTCTGAGATTTTTCGCACTTTGGAAGCAATTCACCCTAATCGGATTGATTTGGGTATTGGAAATAGTACAGGAGGAAGATTAGTAAACCATGCTTTAAATGAGGAAAAAGAAGAACGATTAACGTATGAGCAACAAGTAAGAGATATCCAAAAGTATATAAGTGATGATAAAGAATCAAGTCATCGTTTCCAAAAACTAATCGCTACACCAGTGACTGCCACAAGACCAGAAATGTGGATGCTAGGTGCAGGAGGTTCAAGTACGAAAATTGCTGCGGAACTTGGTACGGCTTTCACATACGCGCATTTTATTAAACCTTTTGATGTAGGAATCGAAATCGTTAATACGTATCGAAAACAATTTAAACCATCTCTGTTTCATGAAAAACCAATTGTTTCTATTGCTGTATTTGTCGTTGTCGGAAAAACGACAGACGAAGCTGAACAGCTAGCTAAATCCTTTGATTTATGGATGGCGTCATTAGAGACTGCTAAGAATCCGCCATTCTTCCCAAACGTCCTTACAGCTTCTAACAAACATTTTAGTCCTTTTGAAAAACAAAAAATAAATAATATCCGTAAGAGAGCTATAATAGGCGACTCGAATTACGTAAAGGAAGAAATTCAAAAACTGATTGCCAAATATAACTGTGATGAAGTTATATTGATTCCTAACATTCCTGGAATCGAGAATCGAAAAACAGCAATTGAGTTACTCGCCAAAGAATTTCAATTAACTTAG
- the pulA gene encoding type I pullulanase codes for MTDSIIAWYDDVHRLIIEHPSSNFLNKPNTPVRITERSTNTHYYNANINHRDEKEIIVELDNPLPIGRDLVLVWNELEIPIYTRKITRTKWFEDNFFTNRKLGAFCNNKSTSFSIWSPVATAVHLQIKNNFYLLDRNQDGSWSISLDGDFHRTTYIYQITINDFTQEVIDPYAKSVTANSTEGVIIDLNRTNALNHQRPNKITKFQDAIIYELHLRDLSTHENSGINNKGNYLGLTESNTVTNLGYSTGRCYINELGITHVQLLPVNDFARVDDLHPNNSYNWGYDPLFFQAPEGSYSSNPTNPLSRINELKSCIDSCHEDNLSVILDVVYNHVFQIDHSSFEKMVPGYFFRYHDNGELSNGTGVGNDFASEKLMARKFILDTIDYFLNEYNVDGFRFDLMGAIDVTTMQEIQKRCQKEKEFILLLGEGWDLPTALPANQKSTPNQAHELTGIAFFNDFFRDTLKGNLFAADSKGYVNGEGMHVEHLPHLVTGCVLSKYGIPFAENPGQIVNYVECHDNHTLWDRLSITNSHFTVDERKKTHQLATAITILSQGIPFLHAGQEWYRTKHGDENSYQSGDNINQLNWSQRETEEESIAFVRTLIELRKRYPVFRLPSVEDINNYVHILPTIHPVFGYTLLDNDADITIYINPTNTCYDLQLPSSANWKVAVSNEFIKRNEQVVIGEQTTLHPYEILVLVKQRSHQKAKNHAIKSYVSQEKGQ; via the coding sequence GGTATGACGATGTACATCGATTAATCATTGAACATCCATCATCCAATTTTTTAAACAAGCCAAATACTCCTGTACGTATTACAGAAAGATCAACAAATACTCATTATTACAACGCTAATATAAACCATCGTGATGAAAAAGAGATAATCGTTGAATTAGATAACCCGCTCCCTATTGGAAGAGATTTAGTGCTTGTATGGAACGAATTAGAAATCCCTATATATACTCGTAAAATCACACGAACAAAGTGGTTTGAAGATAATTTTTTTACAAATCGAAAGTTAGGTGCGTTTTGTAATAACAAGTCCACTTCCTTTTCCATTTGGTCTCCAGTAGCAACTGCTGTACATTTACAGATAAAAAATAACTTCTATCTTTTAGATAGGAATCAAGATGGAAGCTGGTCAATAAGCCTTGATGGAGACTTTCATCGCACGACCTATATATATCAAATTACGATCAATGATTTCACTCAGGAAGTTATCGATCCTTACGCAAAATCAGTCACTGCAAATAGTACTGAAGGAGTAATTATAGACCTTAATCGAACTAACGCTTTAAATCATCAACGCCCAAATAAAATTACTAAATTCCAAGATGCGATAATTTATGAATTACATCTGAGAGACTTATCCACACATGAAAATAGTGGAATCAACAATAAAGGAAATTATCTCGGACTAACTGAATCAAATACCGTAACCAATCTAGGATATTCAACTGGCAGGTGTTATATAAACGAACTCGGAATTACACATGTGCAATTACTACCTGTAAATGATTTTGCTAGAGTCGATGACCTGCATCCCAATAATTCATATAACTGGGGTTATGATCCATTATTTTTTCAAGCACCAGAAGGAAGCTATTCATCCAACCCAACTAACCCCCTTTCACGAATAAATGAACTTAAATCTTGTATAGATTCCTGTCATGAGGATAACCTATCCGTCATCTTGGATGTCGTATACAACCATGTATTCCAAATTGACCATTCCTCTTTTGAAAAAATGGTTCCAGGTTATTTTTTTAGATATCACGACAATGGAGAATTAAGTAATGGTACGGGGGTAGGAAACGATTTTGCTAGTGAAAAATTAATGGCAAGAAAATTTATATTAGACACGATTGATTATTTTTTAAATGAATATAATGTAGATGGTTTTCGTTTTGACCTTATGGGAGCGATAGATGTGACTACTATGCAGGAAATACAAAAACGTTGTCAGAAAGAGAAAGAATTTATATTGCTGCTAGGAGAAGGGTGGGATTTACCTACTGCGTTACCTGCGAATCAAAAATCCACACCAAATCAAGCACACGAATTAACAGGAATAGCTTTCTTTAATGATTTTTTTCGTGATACCTTAAAAGGAAATCTATTTGCAGCTGATTCAAAAGGGTATGTGAATGGAGAAGGTATGCATGTAGAACATCTACCGCATTTAGTGACCGGTTGTGTGTTAAGTAAATATGGTATACCCTTTGCTGAAAATCCAGGTCAAATCGTTAATTATGTTGAATGCCATGACAATCACACGCTTTGGGATCGGTTATCTATTACCAATTCTCATTTCACCGTAGATGAACGAAAAAAAACACACCAACTGGCTACTGCTATAACAATCCTCAGCCAAGGCATTCCTTTTCTTCATGCGGGGCAAGAGTGGTATCGGACAAAACACGGAGACGAAAACAGTTATCAATCTGGCGATAATATTAACCAACTCAATTGGAGTCAACGAGAAACGGAAGAAGAATCGATTGCTTTTGTTCGTACATTGATTGAACTCCGAAAAAGATATCCGGTATTTCGTTTACCAAGTGTTGAAGATATAAACAATTATGTTCATATCCTCCCTACCATTCATCCGGTTTTCGGATACACGCTTTTAGACAATGATGCAGATATTACCATCTATATCAATCCAACAAATACTTGCTATGATTTACAGTTACCTTCTTCTGCAAATTGGAAAGTCGCTGTTAGTAATGAATTTATTAAAAGGAATGAACAAGTGGTTATTGGCGAACAAACAACACTACATCCCTATGAAATTCTCGTATTAGTAAAACAACGATCGCATCAGAAAGCTAAGAATCACGCGATAAAATCTTATGTATCACAGGAAAAAGGTCAGTGA